A genomic window from Cotesia glomerata isolate CgM1 linkage group LG7, MPM_Cglom_v2.3, whole genome shotgun sequence includes:
- the LOC123268806 gene encoding monocarboxylate transporter 10 — MTATDYNESNADGESAMAQEDNTKRLLVTGVPNNKDGSDKFGNHPEELNPFIEQQSVVFVPDEYKSSNYFYNEENLKLKDGSRENKLLAMANNQNPPDGGVRAWMILLGSFIINGVLFSIINSYSLMQVQLTEKLKDLGETSAEAKASLVGSLTIGTTFFLSPIAGILTDKIGIQLTTFIGGLLAFGGMLLSSIFCDDVIILCLTYGIMYGTGASLAYTPSLVILGHYFKRRLGLANGIVTAGSSVFTSIMPYVMSAFLERFGMVGALRSLAILTLIILACAILFKPIAIKEMTTIKDKSNCQSVNKSKKATINLSIWKKKRYVVWASAIPLALFGYFVPYVYIGSFVIKSFGKEFNRKIPVMCIGITSGIGRLVFGYIADLPRVNRILLQQISFISIGILTMLLPLTPPYYSALVVIALLFGLFDGCFISLLGPIAFDICGKSGATQAIGFLLGICSIPLTAGPPVGGLLIEHTDSFTLTFVVAGIPPIIGAIVMFAINCVEEDKVEEDPEKIDDGTVNADCCLDGIAKKGLGSLSRLSGGGSVQSEEN; from the exons ATGACAGCCACCGACTACAATGAATCAAATGCTGATGGAGAGAGCGCGATGGCCCAAGAAGACAACACTAAACGCTTATTGGTAACTGGAGTGCCCAATAATAAAGATGGATCGGACAAATTTGGTAATCACCCTGAAGAACTCAATCCGTTCATTGAGCAGCAGTCAGTTGTTTTTGTCCCAGATGAATACAAGTcgtcaaattatttttacaatgaagAGAATTTAAAGCTCAAAGACGGATCTAGGGAGAATAAGCTTTTGGCTATGGCTAATAATCAAAATCCTCCTGATGGTGGAGTACGTGCTTGGATGATTCTACTGGGGAGTTTTATTATCAATGGGGTTTTATTCAGTATTATTAATTCGTACTCGTTGATGCAAGTACAGCTTACTGAGAAATTGAAGGATCTTGGAGAAACCAGCGCGGAAGCGAAAGCAT CACTTGTTGGGTCATTAACTATTGGaacgacattttttttatcaccaatcgCTGGTATTTTAACTGATAAAATAGGTATACAACTAACGACATTTATTGGTGGGTTATTAGCGTTCGGTGGAATGTTATTATCATCAATATTTTGTGATGAT GTGATAATATTATGTTTAACTTACGGTATTATGTATGGAACGGGCGCAAGTTTAGCATATACACCAAGTCTAGTGATTTTGGGTCACTACTTCAAGCGCCGATTGGGTCTTGCCAATGGAATAGTTACTGCTGGAAGCTCGGTATTCACATCGATAATGCCGTATGTAATGAGCGCTTTCCTAGAGCGATTTGGGATGGTTGGAGCTTTAAGAAGCCTGGCAATACTCACTCTTATAATACTGGCGTGTGCCATTCTTTTCAAGCCAATAGCAA TAAAAGAGATGACTACCATCAAAGACAAGTCTAATTGCCAAAGTGtcaataaatctaaaaaagcTACAATTAATTTGtcaatttggaaaaaaaaacgttaTGTTGTTTGGGCGAGTGCTATTCCATTAGCATTATTtgg aTACTTTGTACCATATGTTTACATTGGATCATTTGTAATAAAGAGTTTTGGGAAAGAATTCAACAGAAAGATACCGGTAATGTGTATTGGAATCACATCAGGAATCGGTCGGTTAGTTTTTGGTTACATAGCCGATTTGCCACGagttaatagaattttattacagcag ATATCATTTATCAGTATTGGAATACTCACGATGCTTTTACCATTAACTCCGCCATATTATTCAGCTTTGGTGGTAATAGCGCTTTTATTTGGATTATTTGATGGATGTTTCATATCATTATTAGGACCAATAGCATTCGACATTTGTGGTAAAAGTGGCGCGACCCAGGCCATTGGATTTTTACTGGGAATTTGTTCTATTCCGTTGACTGCCGGTCCGCCAGTCGGTGGTTTATTAATTGAACATACAG ATTCATTTACCCTGACATTTGTGGTCGCGGGTATCCCTCCAATAATCGGAGCGATTGTCATGTTTGCCATAAATTGCGTGGAAGAGGACAAAGTAGAAGAAGATCCTGAAAAAATAGACGATGGAACTGTTAATGCGGATTGTTGTCTTGATG GAATAGCAAAAAAAGGATTGGGTTCTCTATCAAGACTTAGTGGTGGCGGCAGCGTTCAATCGGAAG aaaattaa
- the LOC123268805 gene encoding triokinase/FMN cyclase-like has protein sequence MASKQLINSVDTTVEETLAGLCCAYPQLEYHPSKRVVLAANYKNRKNKVSIICGGGSGHEPFAAGFVGAGMLTASIAGSVFAAPPPNNILHALNCVSNDAGTLVVIPNYTGDCLNFGITIEKARQKNLKIAEIIVGDDCSIPASDQGRAGKRGLVGLLFVIKITGAMAERGNSIDEILYHAKVVADCIATYGVGLRSCSLPGQGLMMEMPADEIEIGLGIHGEAGYHRIKIKSASEVITILLETISETLSLNTGDSVAVLVNNFGGTSQLEQGIVINEIVTQLRNKNINVCRVYSGVLMTSLDSAGVHVSVLKLPEEFKKIYLDCLDDKTDAPCWPGCAYTLPTLDCNNKFVDNKVPGVERTTSLPKNLIGPKISDRNANILKECLLNACKAIINNEETLNTLDRGCGDGDCGSTHKKLADSIVKSLDTLSTTHPVSLLTELSEIAEDCMGGTSGAVYSLIFTTAASALPNTEIKAVDWGRAWKSAINGVTKYSKAQPGDRTMLDALDPACMAFNEQLNHAEFNFVIKKTVDAAKLGCNLTKQMIPKAGRAAYVKQSKFLNDVDAGAFGVVIWISAIAEILMKG, from the exons ATGGCGAGCAAACAGTTGATCAACTCTGTTGACACTACCGTCGAAGAAACATTGGCGGGACTTTGTTGTGCATATCCGCAGTTGGAATATCATCCGTCAAAGAGAGTTGTTCTTGCGGCAAAT tataaaaatcgcaaaaacAAAGTATCAATAATTTGCGGTGGAGGTAGTGGACATGAACCATTTGCTGCAGGATTTGTGGGTGCAGGGATGCTGACCGCTTCAATAGCTGGCTCAGTATTTGCAGCCCCGCCTCCAAACAATATTCTTCACGCTTTAAATTGCGTTTCCAATGATG cCGGTACTCTGGTTGTGATACCAAATTACACTGGTGATTGTTTGAACTTCGGAATCACGATCGAAAAAGCGAGACAGAAAAATCTTAAG aTTGCAGAAATAATTGTTGGAGACGATTGTAGTATTCCTGCATCAGATCAAGGCCGCGCTGGAAAACGAGGGCTAGTTGgtcttttatttgttataaagaTAACTGGAGCAATGGCTGAACGAGGAAATAGTATCGATGAAATATTATACCATGCTAAAGTAGTTGCGGATTGTATAGCAACTTATGGAGTTGGTTTACGTTCATGTTCTTTACCtg gCCAAGGACTAATGATGGAGATGCCAGCGGATGAAATAGAAATAGGGCTCGGTATCCACGGAGAAGCAGGATAccatagaataaaaataaaaagtgcaTCTGAAGTAATCACCATTTTACTAGAAACAATATCTGAAACATTGTCATTAAATACTGGCGATTCAGTAGCAGTTCTAGTGAACAATTTTGGCGGTACGAGTCAACTAGAACAGGGAATTGTTATTAATGAAATAGTCACACAATTGA gaaataaaaatataaatgtgtgTAGAGTTTACTCTGGAGTACTGATGACATCGTTAGACAGTGCGGGAGTTCATGTATCTGTTCTAAAACTACcagaagaatttaaaaaaatatacctCGACTGTCTCGACGACAAAACAGACGCACCCTGCTGGCCAGGATGTGCTTACACTCTACCTACACTagattgtaataataaattcgttGACAATAAAGTACCCGGCGTTGAAAGGACTACAAGTCTACCTAAGAACTTAATTGGTCCAAAAATAAGCGATCGAAACGCTAATATTTTGAAGGAATGTTTACTGAATGCATGTAAAGCGATCATTAACAATGAGGAGACACTCAACACATTGGACCGTGGCTGTGGTGATGGCGATTGCGGATCCacacataaaaaattagctGACA GTATTGTAAAATCGCTGGATACTCTAAGTACGACGCACCCCGTATCATTGCTGACTGAATTGTCTGAAATAGCTGAGGACTGCATGGGAGGTACTTCAGGAGCTGTTTACAGCTTGATATTCACAACAGCAGCTTCAGCGTTACCAAATACAGAAATTAAAGCTGTTGATTGGGGGCGAGCTTGGAAGTCTGCCATTAACGGTGTTACCAAGTACAGCAAAGCACAGCCAGGCGACAGAACAAtg ttggaCGCACTAGATCCCGCTTGCATGGCATTCAACGAACAGCTAAATCATGCAGAGTTTAACttcgttattaaaaaaacagttGATGCGGCGAAATTGGGGTGCAATTTAACTAAACAAATGATTCCTAA AGCTGGACGTGCTGCATATGTAAAGcagtcgaaatttttaaacgaCGTTGATGCAGGAGCATTTGGAGTTGTTATTTGGATTAGTGCGATAGCTGAAATTTTGATGAAAGGATAA
- the LOC123268808 gene encoding CAAX prenyl protease 1 homolog has product MAVFTDNEEYIRYSILGIIWLIYFWELYLSLRQRKLMQKLTSLPASLGGLMTEDLYQKARIYALDKNAYSNIHDLFATVVNTVVVLTYAFYYYWQWGLMMTKFIGLDTSNEIIVSACVLIIMNTVSTVIDMPFKVYNVFVLEEKHGFNKQTVKFFIRDQFLKFLVGQVIGPPLLCGLVWIIKNGGDYFFFYVWIFTVAVTLFMSIIYPEVIAPLFDKYSPLPEGELKQKIEALAASLNFPLYKLYIVEGSKRSSHSNAYMYGFYKHKRIVLFDTLVKEYSQANVNPDETGKGDYGCEVDEVLAILVHELGHWQFSHTLKGLALAQISFVMNFIPFAKLLNYQPIYTAFGFTDYQPIFIGLIIVMMYILTPLNTLFGFLMTVNSRRFEFQADAFGKKLGHAAALKRALVKLHKDNLSFPLYDKLYSGWHHSHPPLLERLEALDKYE; this is encoded by the exons ATGGCGGTATTTACGGACAATGAAGAGTACATACGTTATTCAATATTAGGTATCATTTGGCTTATTTATTTCTGGGAACTTTATTTAAGTTTACGGCAG AGGAAATTGATGCAAAAATTGACATCGCTGCCTGCGTCGTTAGGCGGCTTGATGACTGAAGACTTGTATCAAAAAGCCAGAATTTATGCGCTTGATAAAAATGCTTACAGCAATATTCATGATCTTTTTGCAACGGTTGTTAATacg gtTGTAGTACTTACATACGCATTTTACTACTATTGGCAATGGGGTCTTATGATGACGAAATTTATTGGGTTAGATACATCTAACGAAATAATAGTTAGCGCCTGTGTATTAATTATCATGAACACAGTATCAACAGTTATTGATATGCCATTTAAAGTATACAATGTATTTGTACTTGAAGAAAAACATGGTTTCAATAAACAG ACggtgaaatttttcataagaGACCAGTTTCTCAAATTCCTGGTAGGACAAGTGATCGGGCCGCCATTGTTATGTGGCTTAGTATGGATAATCAAAAACGGTGGTgactatttcttcttttacgTCTGGATATTCACGGTTGCTGTCACGCTCTTCATGTCAATCATTTATCCCGAAGTGATTGCGCCACTGTTTGACAAGTACTCGCCACTCCCAGAAGGCGAGCTGAAACAGAAGATTGAAGCACTCGCAGCTTCGTTGAACTTCCCGCTGTACAAGCTGTATATCGTAGAAGGCTCCAAGAGATCATCTCACAGTAATGCTTACATGTACGGGTTCTACAAGCACAAAAGAATCGTTCTTTTCGACACTCTCGTCAAAGAGTACTCTCAGGCAAACGTTAATCCTGATGAAACAGGTAAAGGTGACTATGGCTGTGAAGTTGATGAGGTCCTTGCCATTTTAGTTCATGAGTTGGGTCATTGGCAATTTAGTCATACTCTTAAAGGCTTAGCGTTAgctcag aTAAGTtttgtaatgaattttattccatttgcaaaattattaaattaccaGCCAATTTACACAGCTTTTGGGTTCACTGATTACCAGCCAATTTTCATTGGacttattattgttatgatGTATATTTTAACTCCTCTAAATAcg TTGTTCGGATTCTTAATGACTGTAAACTCCCGGCGTTTTGAATTCCAAGCAGACGCTTTTGGCAAAAAGCTTGGCCACGCAGCAGCATTGAAACGTGCATTAGTAAAATTACACAAGGATAACTTATCATTCCCGTTATATGACAAGCTCTACTCGGGCTGGCACCACAGTCACCCACCTCTACTCGAGCGTCTGGAAGCACTCGACAAATATGAGTAg
- the LOC123268809 gene encoding E3 ubiquitin-protein ligase Mdm2-like yields the protein MSLLNSIQPPPAGPLNQAGSSSWKRKGSDDENEDHDSNVKKPRYSWYVTLESESPLGTDESDTESMYSVQDQETEYARDTSDTSTTWISTSNDNANIAVEVEFELAASETESDNPYYDRISSSDPEDVSAVEVMLSRNSLSSSISDYSEETDESIASVDSDFGRLYFYRCIQCREEKANPQFTHCEKCFQLKKNFFPPRPKRKRRKKKLDGLKSTEESGESSSVATSSHVQSITHFDSGLGMSQSDSANGSQCESIIASNDSAIGSQSQYDSAVGSQSQSDSASFIDSQQSVSEVDNDNQISSDLLFNVDTVDYNKSSTSVWLNPYSPNNCYKSSSSEISIIDDGKKNNKSDDTDSKLCHVCTVKPKDGAFVHGKILHIYSCYTCAIKTWKRTRRCPICQRQVKNVSKLIFS from the exons ATGAGCCTCTTGAATTCAATCCAACCACCGCCAGCTG GTCCGTTGAATCAAGCTGGCTCTTCGTCGTGGAAAAGAAAAGGATCAGATGatg aaaatgaaGATCATGATTCGAATGTCAAAAAACCAAGATATTCTTGGTACGTTACATTGGAGAGCGAATCACCACTAGGAACTGATGAAAGTGATACTGAATCTATGTACAGTGTACAAGATCAAGAGACTG aATATGCAAGAGATACTTCAGATACTTCTACTACATGGATCAGTACCTCCAATGATAACGCAAACATAGCAGTTGAAGTCGAATTTGAATTAGCAGCATCTGAAACTGAATCTGATAACCCATACTACGATCGAATATCATCATCTGATCCCGAG GATGTATCTGCAGTTGAAGTCATGTTATCTCGGAATAGCTTAAGTAGCTCAATCTCTGACTATTCCGAAGAAACTGATGAGTCAATCGCGTCTGTTGACAGTGACTTTGGCCGTCTTTATTTCTATCGATGCATACAGTGCCGTGAGGAAAAAGCAAATCCTCAATTCACGCACTGCGAAAAATGTTTCCAA ctcaaaaaaaatttctttccacCACGACCGAAACGGAAACGacgtaagaaaaaattagacGGTTTGAAAAGCACTGAGGAGAGCGGTGAATCATCGTCAGTGGCAACGTCTTCCCATGTACAGTCAATTACCCATTTTGACTCGGGTTTGGGAATGAGTCAAAGCGATTCCGCAAACGGAAGTCAATGCGAGTCAATAATCGCTAGTAATGATTCGGCTATCGGTAGCCAAAGTCAATATGACTCGGCGGTCGGTAGTCAAAGTCAAAGTGATTCGGCCTCATTTATTGACAGCCAGCAATCAGTTTCTGAAGTAGATAACGATAATCAAATCTCATCAGACTTATTGTTTAACGTTGATACAGTCGATTACAACAAATCTTCGACTTCCGTATGGCTAAATCCTTACTCACCAAATAATTGCTACAAAAGTAGTAGCAGTGAGATCAGTATAATTGATGACggtaaaaaaaacaataagtCTGATGATACCGATAGCAAATTATGTCATGTTTGCACAGTTAAACCAAAAGACGGAGCTTTTGTACATGGAAAAATATTGCATATTTACAGCTGTTATACATGTGCGATTAAAACTTGGAAGCGCACTAGGCGTTGTCCAATTTGTCAGCGTCaagttaaaaatgtatcaaaGCTCATTTTTTCTTGA
- the LOC123268807 gene encoding ero1-like protein — translation MSRLIFLIFISIVNLTLANYFGSHSHKNDQCFCKLKGSIDDCSCNVDTVDYFNNMKIYPRLQSLLLRDYFRFYKVNLKKECPFWADDSKCAIRYCHVQPCQADDIPVGLKGDLPRDLHHHDEESPYDKYLAENKLNDCEQTARDHNKELGYLNRTISSKNYKEFERWQYHDDNLDNFCIKETSPGEYVDLLLNPERYTGYKGPSAHRIWRTIYMENCFRPDSSPHNFIKSSKIDGMCLEKRAFYRAISGLHASINIHLSAKYLLSSQEGMAFVRESSEWGPNLPEFQRRFSPETTGNEGPGWLKNLYFLYLLELRALYKAAPYLEREQYYTGNEAEDVDTKMAVMDILQVVKSFPDHFDESLMFNGGSEAQVLKEEFRQHFRNISRIMDCVGCDKCKLWGKLQVHGVGTALKVLFSGKFDTWSSTLNNIDRKQFYLDRSEIVALINGFGRLSESIFELENFRKMMR, via the exons ATGTcacgattaatttttttaatatttatatcaattGTTAATTTGACGCTGGCCAATTATTTTGGGTCCCATAGTCATAAAAATGATCAGTGTTTTTGCAAG ttAAAAGGATCGATTGATGATTGTAGCTGCAACGTTGATActgttgattattttaataatatgaagATATATCCAAGACTGCAGAGTCTTCTCTTAAGGGATTACTTCCGtttttataaagttaatttGAAGAAAGAATGCCCATTTTGGGCTGATGATAGTAAATGTGCAATAAGATATTGTCATGTTCAACCTTGTCAAgct GATGACATACCGGTTGGATTAAAAGGAGACTTACCGAGAGATCTCCATCATCATGATGAAGAAAGTCcgtatgataaatatttagctGAAAATAAACTGAATGACTGTGAACAGACTGCTAGGGATCATAATAAAGAGCTCGGATATTTGAATAGAACAATTAGCTCAAAGAATTACAAAGAGTTTGAGCGATGGCAATACCATGATGACAACTTGGacaatttttgtatcaaaGAAACGAGCCCTGGTGAATATGTTGACTTGCTACTCAATCCTGAAAGGTATACTGGATACAAAGGGCCCAGTGCTCATAGAATATGGAGAACTATTTATATGGAAAATTGTTTCCGACCTGATTCTTCGCCgcataattttataaagagcTCTAAAATagatg gaatgtGTTTAGAAAAACGTGCATTTTATCGAGCAATATCTGGATTACATGCTAGTATAAACATACATTTGTCTGCtaagtatttattatctaGTCAAGAAGGCATGGCATTTGTCCGCGAGAGTAGTGAATGGGGGCCTAATCTTCCGGAATTTCAACGACGTTTCTCGCCAGAGACTACCGGAAATGAAGGGCCTGGatggttgaaaaatttatattttttgtatctATTAGAACTACGTGCGCTTTATAAAGCTGCACCTTATTTAGAACGGGAACAATATTACACTGGCAATGAAGCTGAAGATGTTGATACTAAAATGGCAGTAATGGATATTTTGCAAGTCGTAAA atcatTTCCGGATCATTTTGATGAAAGTCTTATGTTTAATGGTGGGTCTGAAGCTCAGGTGTTAAAAGAAGAATTCAGGCAGCATTTTAGAAATATATCACGTATAATGGACTGTGTAGGATGcgataaatgtaaattatggGGTAAATTACAAGTACACGGCGTTGGGACAGCATTAAAAGTATTGTTCTCCGGAAAATTTGACACGTGGTCGTCTACGCTAAACAATATAgatagaaaacaattttatcttGATAGAAGTGAAATAGTTGCTTTAATTAATGGTTTTGGAAg attgtcCGAGAGTATATTCGAATTGGAGAACTTCCGAAAAATGATGAGATAA